The Panthera leo isolate Ple1 chromosome C2, P.leo_Ple1_pat1.1, whole genome shotgun sequence genome window below encodes:
- the LOC122229254 gene encoding olfactory receptor 5AC1-like, with product MMEANKTQVTQFVLTGLTDRPGMQVPLFLAFLVIYLTTMVGNLGLIFLIWKDPHLHTPMYLFLGSLAFADACSSSSVTPRMFVSILDKSQMISLFECMAQYYFFGSSATTECFLLVVMAYDRYAAICNPLRYPVVMSNRLCTWLISVSYVIGFLHPVIHVGLLFRLTFCRSNIIPHFYCEILSLYTISCTDPSLNALVIFIFAACIQAFTFTTIMVSYTRVLFAILKKKSEKGRSKAFSTCSAHLLSVSLFYGTLFFMYVRPGSGPDQYQDKMYSLFYTVIIPLLNPFIYSLRNKEVLGALRKVIKKYLGKAFIIP from the coding sequence ATGATGGAGGCAAACAAGACGCAGGTGACGCAGTTTGTTCTCACAGGACTGACAGATCGTCCAGGGATGCAGGTTCCCCTGTTCCTGGCGTTCTTGGTCATCTATCTCACCACCATGGTGGGCAACCTCGGACTGATTTTCCTCATCTGGAAGGACCCTCATCTTCACACTCCCATGTACTTATTCCTTGGCAGTTTGGCCTTTGCAGATGCTTGTTCCTCATCCTCTGTGACTCCCAGGATGTTTGTCAGCATCTTAGACAAAAGTCAAATGATATCCCTCTTTGAGTGCATGGCccagtattatttttttggttccaGTGCCACCACAGAGTGTTTCCTCTTGGtagtgatggcctatgaccgctacgCAGCCATATGCAACCCCTTGCGTTATCCAGTGGTGATGTCCAACCGACTCTGTACCTGGTTGATAAGTGTGTCATATGTGATTGGTTTTCTGCATCCCGTCATTCATGTGGGATTATTGTTTAGATTAACCTTCTGCAGGTCCAATATAATACCTCATTTCTACTGTGAAATTTTGTCACTATATACAATTTCTTGCACTGACCCATCTCTTAATGCgttggtgatttttatttttgctgcttGTATACAAGCTTTTACTTTTACGACCATCATGGTGTCTTATACCCGTGTCCTCTTTGCCATCCTGAAAAAGAAGTCTGAGAAGGGCAGGAGCAAAGCCTTCTCCACGTGCAGCGCccacctgctctctgtctctttgttctATGGCACTCTCTTCTTCATGTATGTGCGTCCTGGGTCTGGGCCAGATCAATATCAGGACAAAATGTATTCATTGTTCTACACGGTTATAATCCCCCTGCTAAACCCCTTTATTTATAGCCTAAGAAACAAGGAAGTTTTAGGTGCACTGAGAAAAGTGATaaagaaatatttggggaaagCTTTCATTATTCCTTAA
- the LOC122230241 gene encoding LOW QUALITY PROTEIN: olfactory receptor 5AC1-like (The sequence of the model RefSeq protein was modified relative to this genomic sequence to represent the inferred CDS: deleted 1 base in 1 codon) has product MAEENKTQVTEFVLMGLTDLPGLQVPLFLVFLVIYLTTMVGNLGLVALIWKDTHLHNPMYLFLGSLAFADACTSSSVTPRMLVNFLSKNHAISLSDCLAQFYKNGSSATTECFLLVVMAYDRYVAICNPLLYPVMMSNNLCTQFIGVSYFIGFLHSAIHVGLLFRLTFCRSNEIHCFYCEIIQLFKISCTDPTVNTLLVLVFSAFVQVFTFTTVMVSYTRVLFAILKKKSEKGRSRAFSTCSAHLLSVSLFYGTLFFMYVRPGSGYTEDHDKIYSLFYTIIIPLLNPFIYSLRNKEVIGALRRIMKK; this is encoded by the exons ATGGcagaagaaaataagacacaGGTGACGGAGTTTGTTCTCATGGGACTTACAGATCTTCCAGGGCTGCAGGTCCCCCTGTTCCTGGTGTTCTTGGTCATCTATCTCACCACCATGGTGGGCAACCTTGGTCTGGTTGCTCTCATCTGGAAGGACACCCACCTTCACAACCCCATGTACTTATTCCTCGGCAGTTTGGCCTTTGCAGATGCCTGTACTTCATCCTCTGTAACTCCCAGGATGCTTGTAAATTTTTTATCCAAGAATCATGCGATATCTCTTTCTGACTGTCTGGCTCAGTTTTAC AAAAATGGTTCCAGTGCCACCACAGAGTGCTTCCTCCTGGtagtgatggcctatgaccgctatgtagCCATTTGCAACCCTTTGCTTTATCCAGTCATGATGTCCAATAACCTCTGTACTCAGTTCATTGGCgtttcatattttattggttttctacATTCAGCAATTCATGTGGGTTTGTTATTTAGATTAACTTTCTGCAGGTCCAATGAAATACATTGTTTCTACTGTGAAATTATacaacttttcaaaatttcttgCACTGATCCTACAGTTAATACACTTCTGGTTTTAGTCTTTTCGGCCTTCGTACAAGTCTTCACTTTTACGACCGTCATGGTGTCTTATACCCGTGTCCTCTTTGCCATCCTGAAAAAGAAGTCTGAAAAGGGCAGGAGCAGAGCCTTCTCCACGTGCAGCGCCCACCTGCTCTCTGTTTCCTTGTTCTATGGCACTCTCTTCTTCATGTATGTGCGTCCTGGGTCTGGCTACACTGAAGATCatgataaaatttattctttattttacacaATAATAATTCCTCTGCTAAATCCTTTTATTTACAGCTTGAGGAACAAAGAGGTTATAGGTGCCTTGAgaagaataatgaagaaataa